In the genome of Bacteroidales bacterium, one region contains:
- the guaA gene encoding glutamine-hydrolyzing GMP synthase — translation MHQRILILDFGSQYTQLIARRIRELNVYCEIYPFNHYPSLDSGIKGVILSGSPFSVRETSAPKPDLSEIKGKYPLLGICYGAQLLSITNGGDVQPSKTREYGRATLKVIDRSCNLFSDISDTSQVWMSHGDTITAIPPNFKITASTDDVKVGAFEILGESTFGIQFHPEVYHTSEGMGILKNFVVNICGCSQTWTPASFVEETVSQLKQQLGNDKVVLGLSGGVDSSVASLLLHKAIGKNLTCIFVDNGLLRKNEFSQVLDSYKNLGLNVIGVDASQQFYDDLKGISEPEQKRKSIGKNFIEVFDQEAHKIKDVKWLGQGTIYPDVIESVSVNGPSATIKSHHNVGGLPEKMKLKVVEPLRLLFKDEVRRVGKELGLPQNILGRHPFPGPGLGIRVLGEVNPEKVKLLQEADHIYIQGLHELGLYDKIWQAGAILLPVQSVGVMGDERTYEFVVALRAVTSTDGMTADWYPLPYDFLAKISNEIINKVKGINRVVYDISSKPPATIEWE, via the coding sequence ATGCATCAGAGGATTCTTATATTAGATTTTGGATCTCAGTATACCCAACTTATAGCACGAAGAATTCGCGAGTTAAATGTTTATTGTGAAATATACCCATTTAACCATTACCCATCTTTAGATTCTGGTATTAAAGGTGTTATATTGTCTGGGAGTCCTTTTTCTGTTCGCGAAACGAGTGCTCCTAAACCTGATTTAAGTGAGATCAAAGGGAAATACCCCCTTTTAGGAATTTGCTACGGAGCGCAACTACTTTCGATTACAAATGGGGGAGATGTTCAGCCTTCAAAAACCCGTGAGTATGGAAGGGCAACTCTAAAAGTTATTGATAGATCTTGTAATTTATTTTCAGATATTTCAGATACTTCGCAAGTTTGGATGTCCCATGGTGATACCATAACAGCTATCCCTCCAAATTTTAAAATTACAGCAAGTACAGATGATGTGAAAGTGGGAGCGTTTGAAATTCTAGGAGAATCAACATTTGGTATCCAGTTCCATCCTGAGGTTTATCATACATCGGAAGGGATGGGTATACTTAAGAACTTTGTAGTAAATATCTGCGGATGCTCCCAAACATGGACTCCTGCTTCATTTGTAGAAGAAACAGTTAGCCAGCTTAAGCAACAGCTTGGGAACGATAAAGTTGTTCTTGGACTATCTGGTGGGGTTGATTCTTCGGTTGCATCCTTGCTACTGCACAAAGCGATTGGGAAAAACCTTACCTGTATTTTTGTGGATAATGGACTTTTGAGAAAGAATGAATTTTCTCAAGTACTCGATTCATATAAAAATCTTGGACTAAATGTAATAGGTGTTGATGCAAGCCAACAATTCTATGATGACCTAAAAGGCATCTCCGAGCCAGAACAGAAACGTAAAAGTATTGGAAAAAATTTCATTGAGGTTTTTGATCAGGAAGCTCATAAAATTAAAGATGTTAAATGGCTTGGACAAGGAACAATTTACCCTGATGTAATAGAATCAGTTTCAGTCAATGGGCCATCGGCAACAATAAAATCACATCATAACGTAGGTGGATTACCCGAAAAGATGAAATTGAAGGTTGTTGAGCCACTTCGATTACTATTTAAGGATGAAGTTCGTAGAGTAGGTAAAGAGTTGGGGTTACCCCAAAATATCCTTGGAAGACACCCATTCCCTGGGCCTGGATTAGGCATTCGTGTTTTGGGAGAGGTGAATCCAGAAAAAGTAAAACTACTTCAAGAAGCAGATCATATTTATATTCAAGGTTTACATGAACTAGGCTTGTACGATAAAATTTGGCAAGCTGGAGCAATTTTACTTCCCGTTCAATCAGTGGGTGTTATGGGCGATGAGCGTACATATGAATTTGTTGTTGCGCTGAGGGCTGTAACTTCTACAGATGGAATGACAGCCGACTGGTACCCATTACCCTACGATTTCTTAGCCAAGATTTCAAATGAGATTATTAATAAAGTTAAGGGAATAAATAGGGTTGTATACGATATTAGTTCAAAACCTCCAGCAACCATTGAATGGGAGTAG
- a CDS encoding S41 family peptidase, which produces MIRRHFIITLIALVLGLNAEAQQSSSFSAYKFVRFLQYVSNEYVDTVNPNRMVDEAIINTLEKLDPHSVYISKEDVQAMNEPLEGNFDGVGVEFNIMNDTLMVVNPIVGGPSERVGIIAGDRFVTIDGKNIAGIGLKNSDVFKLLRGTKGTKVNILVKRKNVNDLLDFTVTRDKIPIFSIDASYMIDNKIGYIKLSRFAVTTEQEFNDAIAKLKKQKMKDLILDLRGNGGGMLNTAIELADQFLDKGKLVVYTEGRTSPRTDFVSTERGDLEQSRLVIMIDEGSASASEILSGAIQDWDRGIIIGRRSFGKGLVQNQMPLPDGSMVRLTIARYHTPTGRAIQRPYNNESIEKYYSDLNDRYKNGEMFTSDSIKLPENLKYKTLNKGRTVYGGGGIMPDIFIPLDTSTYSNYYGKLVRAGIINQYYLKWVDSHRVQLVKDYPKFDKYNKRFVVTDQMVDELVALAETQKIKCDEKGLAISNIEIKRQLKGLISQAIFTNSQYFEIVNQDNNAFLKAIEILNSWDNYKYLVKE; this is translated from the coding sequence ATGATTCGTAGACATTTTATCATAACTCTAATTGCTTTAGTTTTGGGATTGAATGCAGAAGCACAGCAATCATCAAGTTTTAGCGCCTACAAATTTGTAAGATTTTTACAGTATGTATCCAATGAATATGTAGATACTGTTAATCCTAACCGGATGGTCGATGAAGCAATTATTAATACACTTGAAAAGCTCGATCCTCATTCTGTTTACATTTCAAAAGAAGATGTTCAAGCAATGAATGAACCACTTGAAGGTAATTTCGATGGGGTAGGTGTGGAATTCAATATAATGAATGATACATTAATGGTTGTTAATCCAATAGTTGGCGGACCATCTGAAAGAGTGGGAATTATTGCTGGAGATAGATTTGTTACCATTGATGGTAAAAATATTGCAGGAATTGGACTTAAAAATTCTGATGTATTCAAATTATTGCGTGGGACAAAAGGGACAAAAGTTAATATTCTTGTTAAAAGAAAAAATGTAAATGATTTACTCGATTTCACAGTTACACGCGATAAGATACCGATCTTTAGTATTGATGCATCATACATGATAGATAACAAAATTGGTTATATCAAGCTTAGTCGATTTGCAGTGACTACAGAGCAAGAGTTTAACGATGCAATTGCAAAGCTCAAAAAGCAAAAAATGAAAGACCTTATCCTCGATCTTAGAGGAAATGGTGGTGGAATGCTAAACACTGCTATTGAGCTAGCAGATCAATTTTTAGACAAAGGAAAATTAGTTGTTTACACCGAAGGAAGAACAAGCCCTCGTACCGATTTTGTTTCAACAGAAAGAGGGGATCTTGAACAATCTCGGTTGGTAATAATGATTGATGAAGGTTCTGCTTCAGCAAGCGAGATATTATCCGGTGCAATTCAGGATTGGGATAGAGGGATAATTATAGGTAGGAGGTCATTTGGTAAAGGGTTAGTTCAGAATCAAATGCCTTTACCTGATGGTTCGATGGTTAGACTAACAATAGCTCGTTACCATACACCAACAGGTAGAGCAATTCAGCGTCCTTACAATAATGAGAGTATTGAAAAATATTACTCAGATTTAAACGACCGTTATAAGAATGGTGAAATGTTTACTTCTGATAGCATTAAACTCCCTGAAAACCTTAAGTATAAAACGTTGAACAAAGGTAGAACCGTTTATGGTGGTGGTGGAATTATGCCAGATATATTTATACCTCTTGATACAAGCACTTATTCAAATTACTATGGTAAGCTTGTAAGAGCGGGTATAATAAATCAATATTATCTTAAGTGGGTTGATTCTCACAGAGTACAGTTAGTAAAAGATTACCCTAAATTTGATAAATACAATAAACGATTTGTTGTTACCGATCAAATGGTTGATGAATTGGTTGCTTTGGCTGAAACCCAAAAAATTAAATGCGATGAAAAAGGGTTGGCAATCTCAAATATTGAAATAAAGAGGCAGCTTAAAGGTCTTATTTCCCAAGCAATTTTTACAAATAGCCAATATTTCGAAATTGTAAATCAGGATAATAATGCTTTTCTAAAAGCAATAGAAATACTAAATAGTTGGGATAACTATAAGTACCTAGTAAAAGAATAA
- a CDS encoding DEAD/DEAH box helicase — translation MEHLSEFKQLGLSDQSLAAIEKKGFEQPSPIQRATIPILLTEDCDIIAQAQTGTGKTAAFGLPMIEKIKGGSGIVQAIVLVPTRELALQVSDEISSLAANRISISTVYGGQSISEQQRRLRKGVDLVVGTPGRVQDLINRGDLRIDQISWFVLDEADEMLNMGFIDDIEEILKSTPKEKRTLLFSATMPDRIAKLAKKYMVNIKKIEVDRSQPTTNLTDQIYFEVRDSDKFEALTRIIDIEPEFYGLVFCRTRVAVDTTTSKLLERGYSVEGLHGDISQAQREKTLLKFRNKHINILIATDVAARGIDIVDLTHVINMSLPQDAESYIHRIGRTGRAGKQGTAITFVTREEARKLIFVEKITKSKIRKEILPAAEDIVAVKRERIKIEIAEIIKKASYNEYLGMAEDLLETNGPEVALAALLRLAFKSQLDIKNYSEVRTIRVDSTGTSRLFVAMGRKDGMTPRKISDFIRKEVKIPDNKIDDISVHDDFSFITVPFTDAELILSAFSSRKSGGKPLVTKAKPK, via the coding sequence ATGGAGCATCTTTCAGAGTTTAAGCAGCTTGGTCTTTCGGATCAATCATTGGCTGCTATCGAAAAAAAGGGTTTTGAGCAACCCTCACCCATCCAACGGGCAACAATCCCAATCCTTTTAACCGAGGATTGTGATATTATAGCTCAGGCGCAAACGGGAACTGGAAAAACAGCGGCTTTTGGACTACCCATGATTGAGAAGATCAAAGGTGGTAGCGGAATTGTTCAGGCAATTGTTTTAGTTCCAACACGTGAACTTGCATTGCAGGTTTCTGATGAAATCAGCTCATTGGCAGCAAATCGGATCTCAATTTCAACTGTGTACGGTGGTCAATCAATATCGGAACAACAACGCAGATTGAGAAAAGGTGTTGATCTTGTTGTGGGTACACCTGGCAGAGTTCAGGATCTAATTAATCGTGGCGATTTAAGAATCGATCAGATTTCATGGTTTGTTCTTGATGAAGCCGATGAGATGTTGAATATGGGTTTCATCGATGATATCGAAGAGATTCTTAAAAGCACTCCTAAAGAGAAACGTACTTTACTATTCTCAGCCACAATGCCCGATCGCATTGCTAAATTGGCTAAAAAGTACATGGTTAATATTAAGAAAATTGAGGTTGATCGTTCACAACCAACCACAAACTTAACCGATCAGATTTATTTTGAAGTTCGTGATTCCGATAAATTTGAAGCTTTAACCCGTATTATAGATATTGAACCAGAATTTTATGGCCTTGTATTTTGTAGAACCAGAGTAGCTGTCGATACTACTACATCAAAACTTCTTGAACGTGGCTATTCAGTTGAAGGGCTACATGGCGATATTTCTCAAGCTCAGCGCGAAAAAACATTACTGAAATTCAGAAATAAACATATTAATATACTGATTGCTACAGATGTCGCCGCCAGAGGTATTGATATCGTTGATTTAACCCATGTTATCAACATGAGTTTACCTCAGGATGCAGAATCATACATCCATCGAATTGGTCGTACTGGAAGGGCTGGTAAGCAGGGAACTGCAATTACCTTTGTTACTAGGGAAGAGGCCAGAAAACTCATATTTGTTGAGAAAATAACCAAATCCAAAATTCGTAAGGAGATATTACCTGCGGCTGAAGATATTGTTGCTGTTAAGAGAGAAAGGATTAAAATCGAAATTGCAGAAATTATTAAGAAAGCATCCTACAACGAATACCTTGGAATGGCTGAGGATTTGCTTGAAACCAATGGACCAGAGGTTGCTCTAGCTGCTCTACTTCGACTTGCATTTAAATCACAATTAGATATTAAGAACTATTCTGAAGTTCGAACTATTAGAGTTGATTCTACGGGTACTTCCAGGCTTTTTGTGGCAATGGGTCGTAAAGATGGAATGACTCCAAGGAAGATTTCTGATTTTATTCGTAAGGAGGTTAAAATCCCCGATAATAAAATAGACGACATTAGCGTTCACGATGATTTTTCGTTTATTACAGTGCCCTTTACTGATGCTGAATTGATACTAAGCGCATTTTCAAGCCGGAAATCTGGAGGAAAACCACTTGTAACAAAGGCAAAGCCTAAATAG
- a CDS encoding RNA methyltransferase → MADKFEMIAKTLQGLEGVLADELKVLGAENVIPTLKTVSFNGDKELMYKANIQLRTALRILKPIYTFKARTEDEFYGQAKKFDWPSIMDITHKFAVDSVVDSDIFNHSRYVALKLKDAIADHFREKLGKRPFVDPQNPNLRIHVHIVDDECTISLDSSGESLHRRGYRSTQDASPINEVLAAGMILLSGWKGESDFIDPMCGSGTLLIEAGLYAHGIPPGIFRKNFGFENWFDFDKSLLQQVYNDESMEREFSHSIIGGDISKRAIEISTENIRNAGLHRKIDIKVQSVFDFDPPQQNKGIVITNPPYGERLKRDQIETFYKQLGDCFKQRFNGYDVWLISNNLDALKNFGLRPSKAITLTNGTLEYKYQRYSMFQSSPKVKIKKAKI, encoded by the coding sequence ATGGCTGATAAGTTCGAAATGATAGCCAAAACCCTGCAAGGGTTAGAAGGAGTATTAGCTGATGAGTTGAAAGTTTTGGGTGCTGAAAATGTTATTCCAACCCTTAAGACAGTATCCTTTAACGGCGATAAAGAGTTAATGTATAAGGCGAATATTCAACTGCGTACCGCTTTACGGATTTTAAAACCAATATATACTTTTAAAGCAAGAACTGAGGATGAATTCTACGGTCAAGCCAAAAAATTCGACTGGCCCAGTATCATGGATATTACTCACAAATTTGCTGTAGATAGTGTTGTTGATTCTGATATTTTTAACCATTCAAGGTATGTTGCATTGAAACTTAAGGATGCAATTGCTGATCATTTTCGCGAAAAATTAGGTAAAAGACCATTTGTAGATCCTCAGAACCCTAATTTACGAATACATGTGCATATTGTAGATGATGAATGCACAATCTCATTAGATTCATCAGGTGAGTCTTTGCATCGTAGAGGCTATCGCTCAACACAAGATGCTTCTCCAATTAACGAAGTGCTTGCCGCAGGGATGATTTTACTTTCGGGATGGAAGGGCGAATCTGATTTCATAGATCCAATGTGCGGATCAGGAACTCTTTTAATTGAAGCAGGTCTTTATGCACATGGTATACCTCCAGGTATTTTCAGGAAGAATTTTGGATTCGAAAATTGGTTCGATTTTGATAAATCATTGCTTCAACAGGTGTACAACGATGAAAGTATGGAGCGTGAATTTAGCCATTCAATCATAGGAGGGGATATATCAAAAAGAGCCATCGAAATATCTACTGAAAATATTCGTAATGCTGGTCTACATCGAAAAATAGACATTAAAGTCCAATCTGTTTTTGACTTTGATCCACCTCAACAGAATAAGGGGATTGTTATAACCAATCCACCCTATGGAGAACGATTAAAAAGAGATCAGATAGAGACATTTTATAAGCAGCTTGGCGATTGTTTTAAGCAAAGATTTAATGGATATGATGTTTGGCTTATAAGTAATAACCTTGATGCCCTTAAAAATTTTGGATTGAGACCCTCAAAAGCAATTACATTAACAAATGGGACTCTCGAATATAAATATCAACGTTATTCAATGTTTCAGAGTTCTCCAAAGGTGAAAATTAAAAAAGCAAAAATTTAA
- a CDS encoding DUF1987 domain-containing protein, whose protein sequence is MELINIEGTPKTPTVSMNPTTGVIEIKGRSIPENSIEFYKPIVDWLEEYNQGSAAKTVVNIQLEYFNTSSSKCILDVFKKLENLKKNQKDVLINWYYEEDDEDMLEAGEDYESIIKVPFKMIQIVD, encoded by the coding sequence ATGGAATTGATAAATATTGAAGGTACTCCTAAAACGCCAACCGTTAGTATGAACCCTACAACAGGCGTAATCGAAATTAAGGGTAGGTCAATTCCTGAGAACTCAATAGAGTTCTATAAGCCAATTGTTGATTGGCTTGAGGAATATAACCAGGGATCAGCAGCAAAAACAGTTGTAAATATCCAACTTGAATACTTTAATACTAGTTCTTCAAAATGCATCCTTGATGTTTTTAAGAAGCTTGAGAATCTTAAAAAGAATCAAAAAGATGTTCTAATCAACTGGTACTATGAAGAGGATGATGAGGATATGCTTGAGGCTGGTGAGGACTATGAGTCCATTATTAAGGTTCCCTTTAAAATGATACAAATTGTAGATTAA